A stretch of Bombus vancouverensis nearcticus chromosome 13, iyBomVanc1_principal, whole genome shotgun sequence DNA encodes these proteins:
- the Gos28 gene encoding golgi SNAP receptor complex member Gos28 isoform X1: MANALDAVDWEDLRRQARHLENEIDAKLVAFSKLGVNSGSKLVNGDEEPLLDEEHVFDNMASEIEALLAKLFSINERMSKLQPNGAAMLHTMQRHKDILKDYKLEFNKIRNNFDARRDREDLLGSVRKEIDNYKSVTGLNRREMYMKENQHIHNSDHLLNDQISIAMETRDHLMTQRQTFKRIQTRLNDISNRFPAVNSLVQRINLRKRRDSLIVGLIIGFCTFLMLLYAFH, translated from the exons ATGGCTAACGCATTAGATGCTGTCGATTGGGAAG ATCTTAGAAGGCAAGCAAGACACCTGGAAAATGAGATTGATGCAAAACTGGTAGCATTCAGTAAGCTTGGTGTCAATAGTGGATCCAAGCTTGTTAATGGAGATGAAGAACCTCTTTTAGATGAAGAACATGTCTTTGATAATATGGCCTCTGAAATAGAAGCATTATTGGCTAAG TTGTTTTCTATAAATGAGAGAATGAGCAAATTACAACCAAACGGTGCTGCAATGTTGCATACAATGCAACGCCACAAAGACATATTGAAAGATTATAAATTGGAATTCAacaaaattagaaataattttgATGCAAGAAGAGATAGAGAAGATTTATTAGGTAGTGTCCGTAAAGAAATCGA TAACTACAAAAGTGTAACTGGACTAAATCGTCGGGAAATGTATATGAAAGAAAATCAACACATTCACAA TTCTGATCATTTGCTTAATGATCAAATAAGCATAGCAATGGAAACGCGAGATCATCTCATGACTCAAAGGCAAACGTTCAAACGTATACAGACCAGGCTAAATGACATTTCAAATCGATTTCCAGCAGTAAATAGTCTAGTGCAAAGGATAAATTTACGTAAAAGACGCGATTCACTTATAGTCGGCCTTATTATCGGATTTTGCACGTTTCTCATGCTGCTCTATGCTTTTCACTAA
- the sno gene encoding protein strawberry notch has product MSTKRDKDAMNEDSSSDEDEDPDNMGVPGGGKDLATATGIANIKDEKPVDVPSNAMAKGQGGLNMLNQKFGNKIPGGLVTKTAAPGYEMVRVGGSQGTPPGFVNTNQLGQLGQLAAAGGPYFPPGLATLAGFNPAAFFPPSMDMSLMSGFMGMPGMNMGVNPLVQLLNQNGLHPNWPGGLSGKAVSQLWMNAGDPAKMNMQPTIPEEEEVDDEDMGVAETYADYMPTKLKLGRKHPDPVVETASLSSVEPTDVWYKLSIPEETMRTGALSALQLESITYASQQHEHLLPDGTRAGFLIGDGAGVGKGRTIAGIIFENYLKGRKRAIWVSVSNDLKYDAERDLNDIGASKIEVHALNKFKYAKISSAVNGNVKKGVIFSTYSALIGESSQSGGKYKSRLKQLLQWCGEDFDGLIIFDECHRAKNLCPTGSSKPTKTGLTVLELQNKLPKARVVYASATGASEPRNMAYMVRLGMWGEGTPFPEFNDFITAVEKRGVGAMEIVAMDMKLRGMYIARQLSFHGVAFKIEEVPLSKEFTEVYDHSVQLWVEAMQRFQEAAELLDAENRMKKTMWGQFWSSHQRFFKYLCIAAKVKHAVAVAREAVKCGKCVVIGLQSTGEARTLEQLERDDGELSDFVSTAKGVLQTLVEKHFPASDRNHIHRVLGIEPSKMQRLDDLDDIDGASGSAGGSKRKPIRQAAQRASKRVRTFPSDDDFTDDERNGGHSSGSEYKQSGSESEDDHRTDEESNITSDSSFNYSESDSDSGDGRRRKKGAKKQKKPVKKRAGPIAAGATRNRAPSRDAVERAYTMKKELLSQVEDLGERLPPNTLDQLIDEFGGPENVAEMTGRKGRVVQTEDGTIQYESRSEVDVPLETLNLTEKQRFMDGEKTVAIISEAASSGISLQSDRRARNQMRRVHITLELPWSADRAIQQFGRTHRSNQVNAPEYIFLISDLAGERRFASIVAKRLESLGALTHGDRRATETRDLSQFNIDNKYGRAALEATMRTIMKYEPPLVPPPQDYHGDFFKDVADALVGVGLICNSESTPGVLTLDKDYNNMSKFLNRILGMPVDLQNRLFKYFTDTLNAIVTQAKKTGRFDMGILDLGTSGENVKRVKLYRFLRKHATGKAPTELHVVHVERGMNWGEAMDKCSELTGSKEGFYLSHQIRNGKQTAILAVIVDTGKKKSESKKDQLYMVYRPNTGLQLRQETLGELEKKYKKVSSDEAEPHWSQQYEASVDTCSHAYWRGNCKNATLGMDCEVGLRRRSYNVLSGSVLSVWSRVESILATRSAHNSKMQVVRLRTDEGLKIVGTLIPKSCMEILRQELSSDAENTEELTF; this is encoded by the exons ATG TCAACTAAAAGGGATAAGGACGCAATGAATGAAGATAGCAGCAGTGACGAGGATGAAGATCCCGATAACATGGGTGTGCCtg GTGGTGGAAAAGATCTTGCCACTGCTACTGGGATTGCGAATATTAAGGATGAAAAACCTGTAGATGTCCCATCTAATGCAATGGCTAAAGGACAAGGAGGTTTAAATA TGTTAAATCAGAAATTTGGTAATAAAATTCCTGGTGGATTGGTGACTAAGACAGCAGCACCAGGTTATGAAATGGTACGTGTAGGAGGATCACAGGGTACACCACCTGGTTTTGTTAATACAAATCAGTTAGGTCAATTAGGTCAGTTAGCTGCTGCTGGTGGTCCATATTTTCCACCAGGACTAGCAACTCTTGCAGGTTTCAACCCTGCAGCTTTCTTTCCACCAA GCATGGATATGAGCTTAATGAGTGGTTTTATGGGTATGCCTGGAATGAACATGGGTGTTAATCCTCTTGTTCAATTGTTAAACCAAAATGGTTTACATCCAAATTGGCCAGGTGGGCTGTCAG GCAAAGCTGTGTCTCAGCTATGGATGAATGCTGGAGATCCTGCAAAAATGAATATGCAACCTACCATACCAGAAGAAGAGGAGGTGGATGATGAAGATATGGGTGTTGCAGAAACATATGCCGACTATATGCCTACTAAAC TTAAACTCGGACGGAAGCATCCAGATCCTGTTGTGGAAACTGCATCGTTATCTAGCGTCGAGCCAACGGACGTCTGGTACAAGCTTTCGATACCAGAAGAAACGATGCGTACTGGAGCTTTATCTGCGCTGCAACTTGAATCAATAACGTATGCGTCTCAGCAACATGAACATCTCTTACCAGATGGTACACGCGCTGGTTTTCTTATCGGCGATGGTGCAGGAGTTGGTAAAGGACGAACTATAGCCGGAATTATATTCGAAAATTACTTGAAAGGAAGGAAACGTGCTATTTGGGTATCTGTCTCGAACGATCTCAAATATGATGCAGAGCGCGATTTAAATGATATTGGCGCGTCAAAAATTGAG GTTCATGCATTAAACAAATTCAAGTATGCAAAGATCTCGTCAGCGGTAAATGGTAACGTAAAGAAAGGAGTAATATTCAGTACATATTCAGCTTTAATTGGAGAATCTTCGCAAAGCGGTGGAAAATACAAAAGTCGATTGAAACAGCTTTTACAGTGGTGTGGTGAAGATTTCGATGGGTTGATTATATTTGATGAGTGTCATCGGGCGAAGAATTTATGCCCTACGGGAAGTTCAAAACCTACTAAAACTG GTTTGACAGTCCTAGAGTTGCAAAACAAGCTTCCTAAAGCTAGAGTAGTGTATGCCAGTGCCACAGGCGCTTCCGAGCCCCGTAATATGGCCTACATGGTTCGATTAGGTATGTGGGGCGAAGGAACACCATTCCCCGAATTCAATGATTTTATCACCGCCGTGGAGAAGCGCGGAGTCGGTGCAATGGAGATTGTAGCGATGGACATGAAGTTGCGAGGCATGTACATCGCCCGACAACTCAGTTTTCATGGAGTAGCCTTTAAAATAGAGGAAGTACCGTTATCCAAAGAGTTTACCGAGGTCTATGATCATTCAGTTCAACTT tgGGTTGAAGCAATGCAGAGGTTTCAAGAAGCAGCAGAATTGTTGGACGCCGAGAATCGTATGAAGAAAACTATGTGGGGACAATTCTGGTCGTCACATCAACGCTTCTTCAAATATCTATGTATCGCTGCTAAAGTGAAACATGCTGTGGCAGTTGCACGTGAAGCCGTAAAGTGTGGAAAATGTGTAGTTATAGGTCTACAATCTACCGGTGAGGCACGCACGTTAGAACAATTGGAACGCGACGATGGTGAATTAAGCGATTTCGTTTCCACTGCAAA AGGAGTACTTCAAACGTTAGTCGAGAAACATTTTCCAGCATCAGACCGTAATCACATACACCGAGTTCTTGGTATTGAACCATCGAAAATGCAGAGATTAGACGATCTCGATGATATTGATGGAGCTAGCGGTTCTGCGGGTGGAAGTAAAAGAAAACCAATACGACAGGCAGCTCAACGAGCCTCGAAGAGAGTTCGTACATTCCCATCGGATGACGATTTTACCGATGACGAGAGGAATGGTGGACATAGCTCTGGTTCGGAATATAAACAGAGTGGCAGCGAGAGCGAAGACGATCATAGGACTGACGAAGAAAGTAATATCACTTCTGATTCTTCTTTCAATTATAGCGAATCAGACTCTG ATTCAGGCGATGGAAGGCGAAGGAAGAAAGGCGccaagaaacaaaaaaaacCAGTGAAGAAACGAGCTG GACCCATAGCTGCTGGAGCGACGCGCAATCGTGCGCCATCGAGAGACGCCGTGGAACGTGCTTACACCATGAAGAAGGAATTACTATCACAGGTTGAAGACTTAGGCGAACGACTACCACCAAATACTTTGGATCAACTAATTGACGAGTTTGGTGGGCCGGAAAATGTCGCCGAAATGACTGGTAGGAAAGGACGAGTTGTTCAGACAGAAGATGGTACCATTCAGTACGAATCCAGATCTGAAGTGGATGTTCCATTAGAAACGCTTAATCTAACTGAAAAACAGAG GTTTATGGATGGCGAGAAAACAGTGGCCATTATCTCAGAAGCAGCCAGCAGTGGTATATCATTACAAAGTGATAGGCGAGCAAGGAATCAGATGCGACGAGTGCATATTACTCTCGAATTACCATGGAGCGCAGACAGAGCGATACAGCAATTCGGACGAACGCATCGTTCTAATCAAGTGAATGCTCCGGAATACATATTCCTTATCTCGGATTTAGCCGGTGAACGACGATTTGCATCCATCGTTGCGAAGCGTCTGGAAAGTCTTGGAGCTCTTACGCACGGTGATCGAAGAGCTACAGAAACCAGAGATCTCTCGCAATtcaatattgataataaatacGGACGTGCAGCACTTGAAGCGACAATGAGAACTATTATGAA ATACGAGcctccgcttgtaccaccaccaCAAGATTATCACGGAGATTTCTTCAAAGATGTGGCTGATGCATTAGTGGGTGTTGGTTTAATTTGCAATAGTGAGAGCACACCTGGTGTACTCACGTTGGACAAAGATTATAACAACATGTCAAAATTCTTAAATCGTATTCTCGGTATGCCGGTTGACCTGCAAAATCggctatttaaatatttcaccgACACTCTAAACGCAATTGTCACGCAAGCAAAAAAGACCGGTCGTTTCGACATGGGTATTCTCGATCTTGGTACATCtggagaaaatgtaaaaaggGTTAAGCTATACCGTTTCTTACGGAAACACGCTACTGGAAAGGCACCAACCGAGCTTCACGTTGTTCATGTTGAACGCGGAATGAATTGGGGAGAGGCAATGGACAAATGTTCCGAATTGACGGGATCCAAAGAGGGCTTCTATTTAAGCCACCAGATCCGTAATGGAAAGCAAACAGCTATTCTTGCTGTTATAGTAGATACCGGAAAGAAAAAATCTGAGAGTAAAAAAGATCAGCTGTATATGGTTTATAG ACCCAATACAGGATTGCAATTACGACAAGAAACTCTAGGTGAATTAGAGAAAAAATATAAGAAGGTATCATCAGACGAAGCAGAACCACATTGGTCACAACAATATGAAGCGTCTGTAGATACATGTTCACATGCTTACTGGCGCGGCAATTGTAAAAACGCGACTCTTGGTATGGATTGCGAGGTTGGACTCCGAAGACGttcctataacgtattatcagGTTCGGTGTTGAGCGTTTGGAGTCGAGTTGAAAGCATTCTTGCAACACGTTCTGCTCATAACTCTAAAATGCAAGTAGTACGTTTACGAACTG ATGAAGGCTTAAAAATAGTCGGTACTCTTATTCCAAAGTCCTGTATGGAAATATTGCGTCAAGAATTATCATCAGATGCTGAGAATACCGAAGAACTTACATTTTGA
- the Gos28 gene encoding golgi SNAP receptor complex member Gos28 isoform X2, with the protein MANALDAVDWEDLRRQARHLENEIDAKLVAFSKLGVNSGSKLVNGDEEPLLDEEHVFDNMASEIEALLAKLFSINERMSKLQPNGAAMLHTMQRHKDILKDYKLEFNKIRNNFDARRDREDLLGSVRKEIDVTGLNRREMYMKENQHIHNSDHLLNDQISIAMETRDHLMTQRQTFKRIQTRLNDISNRFPAVNSLVQRINLRKRRDSLIVGLIIGFCTFLMLLYAFH; encoded by the exons ATGGCTAACGCATTAGATGCTGTCGATTGGGAAG ATCTTAGAAGGCAAGCAAGACACCTGGAAAATGAGATTGATGCAAAACTGGTAGCATTCAGTAAGCTTGGTGTCAATAGTGGATCCAAGCTTGTTAATGGAGATGAAGAACCTCTTTTAGATGAAGAACATGTCTTTGATAATATGGCCTCTGAAATAGAAGCATTATTGGCTAAG TTGTTTTCTATAAATGAGAGAATGAGCAAATTACAACCAAACGGTGCTGCAATGTTGCATACAATGCAACGCCACAAAGACATATTGAAAGATTATAAATTGGAATTCAacaaaattagaaataattttgATGCAAGAAGAGATAGAGAAGATTTATTAGGTAGTGTCCGTAAAGAAATCGA TGTAACTGGACTAAATCGTCGGGAAATGTATATGAAAGAAAATCAACACATTCACAA TTCTGATCATTTGCTTAATGATCAAATAAGCATAGCAATGGAAACGCGAGATCATCTCATGACTCAAAGGCAAACGTTCAAACGTATACAGACCAGGCTAAATGACATTTCAAATCGATTTCCAGCAGTAAATAGTCTAGTGCAAAGGATAAATTTACGTAAAAGACGCGATTCACTTATAGTCGGCCTTATTATCGGATTTTGCACGTTTCTCATGCTGCTCTATGCTTTTCACTAA